Proteins from one Caldanaerobius fijiensis DSM 17918 genomic window:
- a CDS encoding PspC domain-containing protein, with protein MGNKLYRSTQNRILGGVCGGIAEYFGLDPALVRIIWLVTIFAGGAGILAYIIAWILIPESPLEGVDQHDKFLGNKASAEVFGWILIAVGILLIFRFFIPWFFSKYFWPLVLIALGAGIILKYKDRG; from the coding sequence ATGGGAAACAAATTATACCGTTCAACTCAAAACAGAATATTGGGTGGAGTATGTGGTGGCATTGCAGAGTATTTTGGACTGGACCCAGCTCTGGTCAGGATAATCTGGCTGGTGACCATCTTTGCCGGTGGGGCAGGAATATTGGCGTATATTATCGCGTGGATATTGATACCTGAGAGTCCCCTTGAAGGTGTAGATCAACACGATAAATTCCTGGGCAACAAGGCAAGTGCCGAAGTATTTGGGTGGATTCTCATCGCAGTGGGTATTTTACTCATTTTTAGATTTTTTATTCCCTGGTTTTTTAGCAAGTATTTCTGGCCTCTGGTGTTGATAGCGTTGGGCGCAGGAATTATTTTAAAATACAAAGACAGGGGATGA